One Callospermophilus lateralis isolate mCalLat2 chromosome 6, mCalLat2.hap1, whole genome shotgun sequence genomic region harbors:
- the Lrrc73 gene encoding leucine-rich repeat-containing protein 73 — protein MLPSSIQISGEPLSGAEVRDICRGLRDNAVRLLSLRGCRLCDRDFGRICRALAGATSLAQLNLNLGVVSSPSRIKQLAEALRTNRSIQSLFLHGSPLTDAGLALLNPALALHPALVALDLGDCMLGDEAINLICGLLPPDGAKSGLKELTLSANPGITPKGWSRLAIAVAHSSQVRVLNLDYNPLGDHVAGMLAVAVASSRTLEVLDLEGTGLTNQSAQTLLDMVENYPTALRSLVLAENSISPELQQQICDLLSEGEEEEEVAGGTGDTQEWERGREPAAHQRGSSSWMCPSDPSSQMVLMTSGLGDSLLAETEM, from the exons ATGCTGCCCAGCTCCATCCAGATTTCCGGGGAGCCGCTGTCAGGCGCCGAGGTGCGGGACATCTGCCGCGGCCTGCGCGACAACGCCGTGCGCCTGCTCTCCCTGCGCGGCTGCCGCCTCTGCGACCGCGACTTCGGCCGCATCTGCCGGGCCCTGGCCGGGGCCACGTCCCTCGCTCAGCTCAATCTTAACCTAGGCGTCGTGTCCAGCCCCAGCCGCATCAAGCAGCTGGCGGAGGCGCTGCGAACCAACCGCTCCATCCAGTCCCTCTT CCTGCATGGGAGCCCTCTGACAGATGCTGGGCTGGCCTTGCTGAACCCAGCCCTGGCCCTCCACCCTGCCCTGGTGGCTCTCGACCTCGGGGACTGCATGCTGGGTGATGAAGCTATCAATCTCATCTGTGGCCTCCTCCCCCCAGATGGGGCCAAGTCCG GCTTGAAAGAGCTAACGCTGAGCGCCAACCCTGGCATCACCCCTAAGGGCTGGAGCCGCCTCGCCATTGCTGTGGCCCACAGCTCCCAAGTCCGCGTCCTCAATCTGGACTACAACCCCCTGG GTGACCATGTGGCAGGGATGCTAGCTGTAGCTGTAGCCTCCAGCCGCACCCTAGAAGTCCTAGATTTGGAGGGTACAGGGCTTACGAACCAGTCAGCTCAG ACCCTGCTGGACATGGTAGAAAATTATCCCACAGCTCTGCGGAGCCTAGTGTTGGCTGAGAACAGCATCAGCCCAGAGCTGCAGCAGCAAATCTGCGACCTACTCTCTgaaggggaagaggaagaggaggtggCAGGAGGGACTGGCGACACCCAGGAATGGGAGAGAGGACGGGAGCCTGCTGCCCACCAGAGGGGCAGCAGCTCCTGGATGTGCCCCAGCG ATCCCAGCTCTCAGATGGTGCTAATGACATCAGGACTAGGGGAcagtctgttggctgaaaccgaGATGTGA